In Paludibacter propionicigenes WB4, the genomic window ATTATTCCAATTATAAGGAATATAAAAAAATGCATGCGGGGGTATTCAATGCAAACCGATTGAAAATAAAGGATATCAATGCAGATATAGCATTGAATATTTATAAAAAAGACTCTATGGATGCGCACATCCGAAGCTTGAGTGCCCGCGAACAATCCGGCTTGACGCTGACAAATTTTAAAACAAGTATTTTAGTTTCAGCAAGCACAATCAATATCCCCTCTGTAGAGCTTAGATTGCCCAACTCGAACATTCGGTTAGAAGATATTAAACTCAAGTATAACAGTTCGTCTGATTTGCATCACTTTAATAATAAGGTGAAATGGAATGCGCCTATTCGTCTATCTACCGTAGCACTTTCTGATTTGAGCGCGTTTGTGCCTGATTTCAAGAATGTAAAAGGAAAAGCTTCGCTCAAAGGTTTGATTACAGGAAGGTTGTCGAGCTTGAGATTTCAGAATATGCAAATTCGCTACGGAAACAATTTCTTATTGGATGCCGATTTAGACATAAATGGGCTGCCTAGCCTGAGCGAAGCGTTTATTTATGGTCAGATCAAGGAATTACGTTGTGAAAAGGGAGACGTGCAGGATTTTATTTCTGAGCTGACTCAGAGTCCGTTCTTACTTCCGAAAGAAGCAGCTCAACTTGGGCTTATCCGTTATAAAGGAAATGTGTCCGGGTTCCTGAATAACCTGGTACTTTATGGAAATTTGAGTACCAATGTTGGTAATATCTCTACCGATATTTTACTGAAACTGGCTAATGACCTGAGAGATTTGACTTACAACGGAACAATTAAAACAGAAAATTTTCAGTTGGGTAGATTGTTGTCCAGTAAGCAATTGGGCAATGTGTCGTTTAATATAAATACTGTAGGAAGTAAAAAGGAAAATACACAGTTTCAGGGAACAATCAAGGCAAAAGTTTCAGAGTTGAAAATTAATAATTATACATACCGCGATATTCAGCTAAATGGAAAGTATGATGGGAAGGGCTATGATGGAGTTGTAGATTTACAAGATCAGAATATAGATGCGCACTTTACGGGGAAAATTGATTTGACTCAGAAGTTGCCGGTCTGTGATTTCGATTTAAGAATGAAGAAGTTGAATGTAAATGCGCTGAATATAACTGATAAGTACCCCGGAGCGATTCTTTCTTTTAATGGTAAAACAAATATTGTTGGTAATTCTCTGGATAATATCAATGGATTCATCCAATTTGATAGTATTCAGTTTAAAAATCAAAATAAAGTGCTTAATGTCAGCAATATTAAGTTTGTTTCGCGTATCGAAAATGATTTTACGCACTTTGGAATTACTTCCGATTACGTGAATGGTTCATTTAGCGGTAATTTTAAATATAGTACCGTAGGACAGTCGATTAATAAAATAGTCCGTAAATATCTTCCATCGTTGTCAACCAGTGTAAAGGAGCCTGCGCAAAAATTTCAAAATCACATTGATATTGACCTTCAGTTAGCAAATACGGCTGAAATATCCGATGTGCTGGATTTGTCTTATACGCTAAAAGGACTCTCAACAATCAAAGGTTTTATTGATGAAAAATCAAATCTGATTGATATTTCCGCTAATTTCCCTAAACTGTCATCCAGCAAGCGCGAAATAGAAAATATAGCCTTGCATGTTGACAATCCATCCAAAGAATTGCAGTTTACTTCGAGAGCTCAGATGCACGAAAAAGATGGTTTGATGAATATTTTCTTAAAAGCATCTGCTGTTCAGGATTCGCTTAAAGCACAATTGGGATGGCAAAATGCCCAACAAGTAACCAATGCGGGCGAAATTAAATCAATAACACGATTCTCCAATATTAATGGAAGAACTGTTGCCGACCTGGCTGTTTTACCAACACAGGTGATAATTTCCGATTCGGTTTGGAATATTCATCCCTGTAAGATTAATTTCAAAGCTGACAGTACCATAAGTGTCCACAATTTTGTATTTGATAATAACAACAAGCAATTTATTCATATCAACGGTGTAGCTTCAAAAAATCAGAATGACAGTTTAAGCTTGTCTATGAATCAGTTGGATCTGGACTTCGTGATGGGGCTTCTCAAGTTGAGAGGCTTCAGAATAAGTGGTAAGGTTACCGGGCGAGCAACACTGCTGAGCGTCCTTCAACAGCCTATTTTTGAGGCAGATCTCGGGGTGCAGGCACTAAAACTAAATCAGGTTTTAGTAGGAGATGGGCAGATTAATTCGAACTGGGATAAATTGAACAGTCATCTTCTGGCAAAGGGAACTTTTGTAAATGATAAGAAAGATACTGTGGTAGTTGCATCTTGCTTGTATAATCCCAAAGCCGATACGATAAGTGTACTGTATGATGCACGTAAGTTTAGTATTGAATTCTTGTCGCCTTATTTTGAAAGTGTGGTGCATGATGTAAAAGGGCTGGCTACCGGTAAAATCAGGATGTTCGGACCACTTAAGCACGGTTTGTGTTTTGAGGGCGATGCATTTTTGGATAAAGGACAGGTAACAATGAAAATGCTTAAGACTACCTATTTCTTGAATGACTCGGTTCATATGAGAAAGAACTCAATTGAACTTAGAAACGTAAAATTATACGATCAGGATAAGAATCAGGCTAGTTTGAATGCTACTATAATGCACAACGGCTTTTTTCAACACATGAAATATGATGCCAGAATTATTGGAAAAAATATTATGGCTTTGAATACCACGGCTGAAGATAATGACTATTTTTTTGGGAAAGCATATGCCAGCGGTACCGTACATGTTTATGGTGATGATAAAGTGGCTAATATTGACGTGGAGAAAGCGGTATCTCAACCCCATACGAAATGTTATATTCAGATGGGTGGGGCTTCCAAAACTTCGGACAACAGTTTCATTCATTTCGTGAATAAGAATATAATCAATGCCAGAAAAGATACTAACACGGTTCGTAAATCTTCAGCTTCGTCCGGAGAGATGAATGTGAAGGTAAATTTACAAATTGAAGTTACTCCTGATGCCGAAATGGAATTGATTATCGATCCAAAAGCAGGAGACAGAATCAGGGGTACCGGAAGCGGGAATTTGCAAATTAGTTTTGATACGTTTTCGGATATGAAACTTTATGGAACTTACTCTATAAATAATGGGGATTATTTATTTGTGTTTAAAAATCTGATTCGTAAAGAGTTTAAAATTGATCAGGGAAGTACGTTGTCATGGACGGGCAGTCCGTATAATGCCAAAGGAAAAATTCGTGCGCTATACTCCTTGACTGCTTCACTCAAAGACTTGGATGAAACTTTGTCGACTACAACTACCCGAACAAGTATTCCTGTCAATTGTGTTCTGAAACTTTCGGATGATATTATGAAGCCTACTATAAACTTTGATATAGAATTGCCTCAGAGTGATGAAGGGGTGAAACAGCGTGTGAGGAATATAATTAACACGGACGAAATGATGAATCGTCAAATTCTTTATTTGTTGGTTTTCAATAAGTTTTATACTACCGATTATCTAAGCAATGCAAGTCTGGCAACTAACTTAGGAACCAATCAGGGACTTTCGCTTTTGACATCAACAGCTAGTGCTCAGCTCAATAACTGGATTTCGCAGACTTTCAAAAGTAATAATCTGTCTCTTGGTTTTGATTATCAGGTGAACGATGCTGCTACCAGCGATATTCAGGCTCAGATATTTTATCAGCCGAACAATAGATTGATAATCAATGGAAATTTGGGATATAGAAATGATAATCTGATCAATAATACGAATAGATTTATAGGTGATGTCGATTTACAATGGCTGTTGACGGAATCCGGAAAATTACGATTCAAAGCCTATAATCATACGGTCGATCGGTATACGCTAAGTAAAGCGACACAAACACAAGGAGTTGGATTTATGTACAAGGAAGACTTTAATAGCATGAATGAACTTTTTAGCTACTATTGGCATTTCTTTGTAGGAAATAAAAAAAGTAATAAAGATGAAAAAGCAGTTTCTCCGAATAAATAGTTTATTGATATTTATCTGTTTAATGATAGCTCAGAGTTCATTTTCTCAAACTATAGAGGATTGTTATGTGGATATGCCGGATATTCTTAATCCTACTTTAAGCAGGCAAAACCGCTTGGAGCTGGTTGGATACCACAAAGCAAAGCAGAGCGACAGCGTTGTAAATAGATTCGGGAATCAGGCTTATCTGGTGAGTTTAGACTCTCTTGGCAAAAGAATTGTTGTTCGAAACTCTTCATCTTCAACATTCGAGATGAAGCTTTTGTCGCTAGAAAATAATGTGAAAGTAATTAGTATTATACGTACTGTATGTGCGCCGGTTTGCCTCTCAAGCGTAGAGTTTTACGATACAGCCTGGAATGCTATACCTCTTCAGTTTACAATGCCTAAGGCTATTGACTGGGTGAATGAAAGCGCGCTACCAAAAGATCAGGTAGATGTACAGTGGATAAAGAATAATCTGGATATCGGTTTCGTATCGCTGACTTTTACAAATCAAGGGCAGATGATTCAGGCAACAAATAACACGCTGGATTTCTTTAGTGAGGCTGATCGGAAATTGATATCGCCTTTTATGAATAATAGTCCTATTTTGTTTAAGCTTAGTGGACGAGTCTGGGTTCGAAATTGATAATAAAAAGCCCCGAACAAATTTGTTCGGGGCTTTTTTATTATGCGTTTATTGTGCTTATTTCTTTTCTCCGCGTTTTGCGTAACGAGTCATAAACTTATCAACACGTCCTGCTGTATCTACAAGTTTAGATTTACCTGTATAGAAAGGGTGTGATGAACTAGAAATTTCCATTTTAACCACAGGATAAGTTACACCATCAATGTCGATAGTTTCTTTTGTGTTTACGGTTGAACGTGAAATAAATGTGTCGCCGTTTGACATATCTTTAAATGCTACCGGACGATAATTTTCTGGATGGATTCCGCTTTTCATATCTGTATGTTTTAATTATATTTTTCTTCTTGTTGTTTGGGCTTGCAAAAGTACTAATTTCTATCTAATTATCAAACATTTTCCTGTAATTTTATTTTAATGGATAATTGAAACAGCTCTTGCTTGTGAATAATTTAAATATCTGATTGAAAATTAATTGTTTATCTTGCCTGTTATTTTGATCCTAAATACAAAAGGAACATCCCGATTAATACTCCAATCAGATCTACTATTTTGAGTTTTATATTTTTATCACGTAAAACAATGGCGCCGTATAAAAAAGGTACGATTACGCCCGAACGTCTTATAGTAGAAACTACCGAAATCATAGAGTGTGGCAGAGTTAAGGCGTAGAAATATATAAAATCAGCTGTTACCAGAAAAAAAGCAATGAAGGCGATTGACCATTTAAATTTGAAAGGAGTTGTTTTCTCTCGCGTGGGGGCCCACAGAAACAGGGTTATTATTCCCATAATGATAGCCTGGTAGTACGTGTAGTAAACCTGAACGGACATAACATCGTATCTGTTCATGAGGTATTTGTCGTACAATCCGCTGAGCGCTCCAGTGAGGGTTGCCATTACGATAAACCAAAACCATTTATTTGTTTTCAGCGATATACCCTCCTTTTTTCCTACAACCGAGAATAAGAAAAAAGAAATCAGGGTGACGCCAACTCCGGCAGTCTGATACCCGTTGAGTTTCTCTCCCAGCAACAAGGTGGCTCCTATCACAGTCCATACCGGCTGCGTGGCTTTAATAGGCGAAGCTAGTGAAAGTGGCAAGTGTTTTAATGCGAAATATGCAAATAGCCAGGATGTAAGTACGATGGCTGCTTTCAGTACGAATAACAGATGTGCATGAAAGTCAACACGAGGCACAAAAAAAACAGAGTCCTTGAGTAGATCCGGAAAAAATTCAGATATAAACAAAAAAGGAGTAAGAACTGCGCAAGAAAAAAGTATTGAGACTAAAATTACCGGAATAACAGCGTTTTCTTTTAAAGAAACTTTTTTGAAAACTTCGTATGAGCCCAGTAAAATAGCCGAAATAAATGCAAGAAATAACCACATAAAAAACTAATAAAAGGGAATTAATAATTCATAGTTCAAAAGGCACGAGTTAATTTATAAAGATATGGTCAGGATATTTAATATCGACCAAGTATAGCCCGTGAGCAGGAACAGAAACGCCTGCTTTACAACGGTTTTTAGCTGCAATAACTGTTGCGAATTCGTCAGTATTCATTTTTCGTCGCCCCACTTCGAATAGTGTGCCAACAATCGCACGAACCATATTTCGTAAAAAGCGGTCGGCTTCAATAGTGAAAACCCATTCATCGCCCTGTTGCGTCCATTCGGCATGATGAATTTGGCAATTGTTCGTTTTTACGTCAGTGTGAAGTTTGCTGAAGCTGGTAAAATCTTTAAATTTCGTAAGGGTTTTAGCTGCCAGATTCATCGCTTCAAAATCGAGCTTGTCGCTTTCTCGTACGGCGAGTTCATTTTTGAAAACATTTTTATTGGTGAAGATATGGTATTCATATCGACGGGAAATAGCATCGAAACGTGCATGGGCGTCAGGCTTAACTTCAGCAATTTTATAAATAGAAATATCACCGGGCAGAAAACTGTTTAATTTGGCTACCAGATCAAATTCAGAAGGTAAAGCAGTCTCAAAATCAAAGTGAGCAACCATAAGTTTGGCGTGCACGCCGGCATCGGTTCTGCCTGCACCTACAATTTCAAGATTGGTGCGTAAAATGGTGCACAAAGCTCGTGTCAGTACTTCCTGAACTGAAATTCCATTGGGCTGCATTTGCCAGCCATGGTAAGCGGTGCCTTTGTAGGAGAAATATATGAAGTATCGTCGTTTCACGCTGCAAAGATACGGGTATTTCTTGGCTTTGCCAAGTGGAAGAGTGGCTGTTATTCTATCGGTTGGCACCGCATGCGCCTGCTGCTGCAAGTAGAAGACAGGTTATGAGAAAAGCTTTTCAATGGCGTCTGCATAATGCGACTCGATGACATTTCGTTTGATTTTTAAAGTGGGCGAAAGAAAACCATCGGCAGTGGTCCATTCGTCGGGCACTAGTTTGTAACGCTTAATTTGTTCGAAATCACCAAAGAACTGATTGTAGTGCTTTATCTCTTCCTGATAACGTTTTACAATTGCAGGATGCTCTATCATTTCAGCATTGGTACTGTATTTGATTTTATGTTTATTACACCACGATTTTAAATAGATAAAATCGGGCGATAGTAATGCCGCTGCAAATTTTTTGTTTTCACCCAATACAATCATGTTTTCGATAAATGCCGATTCGGTGAATCTTGACTCTATTGCCTGCGGATTTACATATTTGCCAAACGAGGTTTTGAAAATGCTTTTTAAACGACCGGTAATTATCAGCTGACCTTCGGGTGTGAATTTGCCCGTGTCGCCGGTGTGGAACCAACCATCGTTATCAATTGCCTGAGCGGTGAGAGCTGGGTCCTTGTAATAGCCTAGCATGACATTGTGACCACGACAGATTATTTCATCGCGTTCGGCTAATTTGACTTCAACTCCCTGGAGCGGTAAGCCCACTGTCCCAAATTTACGACCATTTTCGCCACGTTGACTAACAGCTATTACGGGTGAAGTTTCGCTTAACCCATAACCCTCGAAAACAGGCATTCCTATGGCAGAGAAAAATGAAGCAATATGAGGTTGAATAGCCGATCCTCCCGATACAACTATGTCGAAATTGCCACCTATAGCAGCTCTCCATTTGGAATAAATCAGTTTTTCGGCCAGTTTATATTTGATATTATAATACCACCCCATTTCTTCTAATTGGAATTTGGTAGCCAAATTAAAAGCCCAATAATAGATTATTTTGCTGAAAAAAGGCAGCTTTTTTCCTGATAGATAAAGTTTATCGTATATCTTTTCAAGCAACCGTGGTACGCACGACATCATCGTTGGATTTATTTCCTTGATGTTTTCTGCAATTGTACCAAGGCTCTCGGCATAATACACAGACATGCCGAGGTATTGATAAAGATACACCAACATACGCTCGTATGCATGACAGAGTGGGAGGAAGCTCAATGCTTTGTTGCTCCACTTAGCAGGAATCGATTCAAGACTTTTTAATTGGCTTACTATGTTTTGGTGAGAAAGCATTACACCTTTTTGACTTCCGGTAGTGCCTGAAGTATAGATGATAGTTGCTAAATCATCGGGTTTTATTGAAGCTTTGAGCTGTATAAGTTTGTCTGGCTGGCGATTTTCTTTGCCTAGCGTTATAAGCTGGTCGAGGTATTTATACTCGCTGTTTTCATCAGAGAACGTAAATATTTCTTTTAGTGTCTTGATTTCAGGAAGGATGGGTTTAAGCTTGGTTCTAAGCTCTTTCCCTTCGATGAAAATCATTTTCATCTCGGCATGATTAAGTATGTGGCTGTAATCATTCTGGCTGATAGTGGGATAAATAGGAATAGAAACTGCTCCGATTTGCATCGCCGCAAAATCAAGCATGTTCCACTCGGGGCGGTTGCTGCTAACAATCCCTATTTTGTCGCCCGGCTGAATGCCTAATGCCAGCATGCCATAACTTAGGTCATTGGTTAGTTCCACATATTCACAGATGCTGAATTTTTTCCAAGCACCTTCGCGTTTGCACACCAAAGCTGCATCCTGATCCGGATAATTTTCAATATAATTATCCAGCAGATCAAATAATCTGGTTACGTTCATCTGATAGTATAAAACTAAAGTAATAAATAAAAGTTTTGTTATTTACTGAAACACAATTGTTCTGTTCTTGTACGCCAGAATTTTTCTGTCGATGTGTTTCTCTACAGCATGGGATAGTACGATTTTTTCTAAATCACGTCCTTTTTTAATTAGTTCTTCTACCGTGTCTTTGTGCGAAATATGAGTTACATCTTGTTCTATAATCGGACCGGCATCTAAGTCGCTGGTAACATAGTGACTGGTGGCACCAATTACTTTTACGCCACGCTCATGAGCAGCATGATAGGGCTTTGCACCGGCAAAAGCAGGTAAAAAAGAGTGATGGATATTTATAATCCTGTTTGGGTAGTGATCGATAAAATCAGCAGATAGGACCTGCATATATCTTGCCAGTACGCAGAATGTTATACCGTGTTTTTTTAGTAGTTCCAGTTGTTTGGCTTCTTGTTCGGCCTTGTTTTCTTTAGTAACAGGAATAACATGATATTCAATTCCGAAGCGGTTAGCCACACTTTCCATGTCGGGATGATTGCTTATGATAAGCGGAATTTCAACTTCCCATTCGC contains:
- a CDS encoding translocation/assembly module TamB domain-containing protein — its product is MSKVIVSELSSKLHTKVTIGKIEYRLFNDIAIHDLYVEDQQKDTLLFVERADAHFKFWKFFQGKIIFTSIELNQFFGNLVIDKNGHSNLDFVIKAFKTPPSKDSTQIEYRISRFKIKNSRFNYSNYKEYKKMHAGVFNANRLKIKDINADIALNIYKKDSMDAHIRSLSAREQSGLTLTNFKTSILVSASTINIPSVELRLPNSNIRLEDIKLKYNSSSDLHHFNNKVKWNAPIRLSTVALSDLSAFVPDFKNVKGKASLKGLITGRLSSLRFQNMQIRYGNNFLLDADLDINGLPSLSEAFIYGQIKELRCEKGDVQDFISELTQSPFLLPKEAAQLGLIRYKGNVSGFLNNLVLYGNLSTNVGNISTDILLKLANDLRDLTYNGTIKTENFQLGRLLSSKQLGNVSFNINTVGSKKENTQFQGTIKAKVSELKINNYTYRDIQLNGKYDGKGYDGVVDLQDQNIDAHFTGKIDLTQKLPVCDFDLRMKKLNVNALNITDKYPGAILSFNGKTNIVGNSLDNINGFIQFDSIQFKNQNKVLNVSNIKFVSRIENDFTHFGITSDYVNGSFSGNFKYSTVGQSINKIVRKYLPSLSTSVKEPAQKFQNHIDIDLQLANTAEISDVLDLSYTLKGLSTIKGFIDEKSNLIDISANFPKLSSSKREIENIALHVDNPSKELQFTSRAQMHEKDGLMNIFLKASAVQDSLKAQLGWQNAQQVTNAGEIKSITRFSNINGRTVADLAVLPTQVIISDSVWNIHPCKINFKADSTISVHNFVFDNNNKQFIHINGVASKNQNDSLSLSMNQLDLDFVMGLLKLRGFRISGKVTGRATLLSVLQQPIFEADLGVQALKLNQVLVGDGQINSNWDKLNSHLLAKGTFVNDKKDTVVVASCLYNPKADTISVLYDARKFSIEFLSPYFESVVHDVKGLATGKIRMFGPLKHGLCFEGDAFLDKGQVTMKMLKTTYFLNDSVHMRKNSIELRNVKLYDQDKNQASLNATIMHNGFFQHMKYDARIIGKNIMALNTTAEDNDYFFGKAYASGTVHVYGDDKVANIDVEKAVSQPHTKCYIQMGGASKTSDNSFIHFVNKNIINARKDTNTVRKSSASSGEMNVKVNLQIEVTPDAEMELIIDPKAGDRIRGTGSGNLQISFDTFSDMKLYGTYSINNGDYLFVFKNLIRKEFKIDQGSTLSWTGSPYNAKGKIRALYSLTASLKDLDETLSTTTTRTSIPVNCVLKLSDDIMKPTINFDIELPQSDEGVKQRVRNIINTDEMMNRQILYLLVFNKFYTTDYLSNASLATNLGTNQGLSLLTSTASAQLNNWISQTFKSNNLSLGFDYQVNDAATSDIQAQIFYQPNNRLIINGNLGYRNDNLINNTNRFIGDVDLQWLLTESGKLRFKAYNHTVDRYTLSKATQTQGVGFMYKEDFNSMNELFSYYWHFFVGNKKSNKDEKAVSPNK
- a CDS encoding DUF3256 family protein yields the protein MKKQFLRINSLLIFICLMIAQSSFSQTIEDCYVDMPDILNPTLSRQNRLELVGYHKAKQSDSVVNRFGNQAYLVSLDSLGKRIVVRNSSSSTFEMKLLSLENNVKVISIIRTVCAPVCLSSVEFYDTAWNAIPLQFTMPKAIDWVNESALPKDQVDVQWIKNNLDIGFVSLTFTNQGQMIQATNNTLDFFSEADRKLISPFMNNSPILFKLSGRVWVRN
- a CDS encoding type B 50S ribosomal protein L31, with protein sequence MKSGIHPENYRPVAFKDMSNGDTFISRSTVNTKETIDIDGVTYPVVKMEISSSSHPFYTGKSKLVDTAGRVDKFMTRYAKRGEKK
- a CDS encoding DMT family transporter; its protein translation is MWLFLAFISAILLGSYEVFKKVSLKENAVIPVILVSILFSCAVLTPFLFISEFFPDLLKDSVFFVPRVDFHAHLLFVLKAAIVLTSWLFAYFALKHLPLSLASPIKATQPVWTVIGATLLLGEKLNGYQTAGVGVTLISFFLFSVVGKKEGISLKTNKWFWFIVMATLTGALSGLYDKYLMNRYDVMSVQVYYTYYQAIIMGIITLFLWAPTREKTTPFKFKWSIAFIAFFLVTADFIYFYALTLPHSMISVVSTIRRSGVIVPFLYGAIVLRDKNIKLKIVDLIGVLIGMFLLYLGSK
- the truA gene encoding tRNA pseudouridine(38-40) synthase TruA, with translation MKRRYFIYFSYKGTAYHGWQMQPNGISVQEVLTRALCTILRTNLEIVGAGRTDAGVHAKLMVAHFDFETALPSEFDLVAKLNSFLPGDISIYKIAEVKPDAHARFDAISRRYEYHIFTNKNVFKNELAVRESDKLDFEAMNLAAKTLTKFKDFTSFSKLHTDVKTNNCQIHHAEWTQQGDEWVFTIEADRFLRNMVRAIVGTLFEVGRRKMNTDEFATVIAAKNRCKAGVSVPAHGLYLVDIKYPDHIFIN
- a CDS encoding AMP-dependent synthetase/ligase, producing the protein MNVTRLFDLLDNYIENYPDQDAALVCKREGAWKKFSICEYVELTNDLSYGMLALGIQPGDKIGIVSSNRPEWNMLDFAAMQIGAVSIPIYPTISQNDYSHILNHAEMKMIFIEGKELRTKLKPILPEIKTLKEIFTFSDENSEYKYLDQLITLGKENRQPDKLIQLKASIKPDDLATIIYTSGTTGSQKGVMLSHQNIVSQLKSLESIPAKWSNKALSFLPLCHAYERMLVYLYQYLGMSVYYAESLGTIAENIKEINPTMMSCVPRLLEKIYDKLYLSGKKLPFFSKIIYYWAFNLATKFQLEEMGWYYNIKYKLAEKLIYSKWRAAIGGNFDIVVSGGSAIQPHIASFFSAIGMPVFEGYGLSETSPVIAVSQRGENGRKFGTVGLPLQGVEVKLAERDEIICRGHNVMLGYYKDPALTAQAIDNDGWFHTGDTGKFTPEGQLIITGRLKSIFKTSFGKYVNPQAIESRFTESAFIENMIVLGENKKFAAALLSPDFIYLKSWCNKHKIKYSTNAEMIEHPAIVKRYQEEIKHYNQFFGDFEQIKRYKLVPDEWTTADGFLSPTLKIKRNVIESHYADAIEKLFS
- the purU gene encoding formyltetrahydrofolate deformylase; the encoded protein is MKQNGNTAVLLMHCPDKPGILAVVTEFINQHKGNILYLDQYVNREEKVFFMRVEWDLTLFQIPKDKIEEYFETLIAVRYSMSFRLYFADTKPRMAIFVSKMSHCLYDLLARYAAGEWEVEIPLIISNHPDMESVANRFGIEYHVIPVTKENKAEQEAKQLELLKKHGITFCVLARYMQVLSADFIDHYPNRIINIHHSFLPAFAGAKPYHAAHERGVKVIGATSHYVTSDLDAGPIIEQDVTHISHKDTVEELIKKGRDLEKIVLSHAVEKHIDRKILAYKNRTIVFQ